From the genome of Vitis riparia cultivar Riparia Gloire de Montpellier isolate 1030 chromosome 11, EGFV_Vit.rip_1.0, whole genome shotgun sequence:
caccgctgcgaaatggtctttcagcttgcggtgaTTGGCTTCCATCATGTCGTGAAATTTCAGAGGgattccatagcactgtgcaaaaaggctgcgaaatcattccgcaacaaaagggtgatttcgcagcactttgctgaatcttccttcaacttggagtgattggcttccaatggctgtaacttcctcatttcgactccaaattgcacacggtttgaagcgttggattcttgacttcctgagctttgaaatggtatatagcatgtagaaaatggacttcgggaagtgctccaaaagtgcgaaggaagactgtagctactgtcctctgttttcctctttgtttttcttctctttgcttctctccttgcattccggatttgcttatggaaaaagacttcaaagatttggttcttcatgtttctgagctcttcattgctttgccatggattccaaataactctcctcaatcttggattgctttggtgatcaaattactaacaaaaacaccaaaacttacacaatttgattagaattgattgcaagggtccttaacatgttaattgggttaaaaggcactaactactactcaaaagtgtttaaaagagttaattacaagctatgaaatagcactttttgagtagtaatcagtggcagtggaggaaggcttgttagaagTGATACCCttcatactaaggaattggaattgagcttgaatatcatggaaactacacctgaagatcaacatagtcaccaaggtcgtcaagacaatctcaatgaatttagatcaatgagggaccgtatgcatccacctcgtatgagtgcaccgtcatgtataatacctcctacagagcagctagtgatcagaccatatattgttccacttctaccaactttccatgggatggaaagtgagaatccctatgcacatatcaaggaatttgaagatgtttgtaatacattccaagagggaggagcttcaattgatttaatgaggcttaagttatttccttttactttaaaggataaagccaaaatttggcttaattctttaaggccaaggagtatccgtacttggactgacttacaagctgaattccttaagaaattctttcccactcatagaacaaatgacTTGAAAAGgcatatttcaaatttctcagctaaagagaatgagaaattctatgagtgttgggaaagatatatggaagctataaatgcttgtcctcaccatggctttgatacttggttattggtgagttatttttatgatgggatgtcatccccaatgaagcaactcctggagacaatgtgtggaggagatttcatgagcaaaaatccagaggaagctatggatttcttgaattatgtagctgaagtttcaaggggatgggatgaaccaaccaaaggagaagtgggaaggaTGAAATCTCAACTTAGTGCTTACAATGCTAAGGccgggatgtataccttgaaagaggaggatgatacaaaagcaaagtttgcagctgtgacaagaaaattggaggagctggaactgaaaaaggTGCATGacgtgcaagctgttgctgaatcaccagtgcaagtgaagctatgtcctaattgtcaatcatatgaacacttggtggaggaatgccctacaagttcagctgaaagggaaatgtttggagagcaagcaaatgttgttggacaatttaagcccaataacaatgcaccctatggaaacacttacaactcaagttggaggaatcatccaaatttttcatggaagcctagagcatctcagtaccaacagccagatcaaccatctcaacaatcttcaagtcttgaacaagccattttgaatctcagcaaggtagtgggagattttgttggagaataaaaagccatcaatactcaacttaatcaaagaattgacagagtagagaatactctgaacaaaatgatggatggaatgcaaaatgatataacccaaagaatagataatctccaatactcaatatcaaggctcacaaatttgaatacagtgcaagaaaagggaagatttccttctcaacccaaccaaaatcccaagggtgtccatgaactggaaagccatgagggagaatcatcacagatgaaagatgtcaaaacctTGATCACTTtaaggagtggtaagaaaattgagcagccaccactTAAGCCACTTgttgagaaagaagaagagacaatgaaagaggaggaaatggaagacaaaaggggagagagcagtgaaaagaaagaggacagtgagtcaacaatgaatgaaaatccagagaaggaacttctgaaggaagaaatgctgaaaaaaatcaatttctccaccttttcctcaagcattacATGGGAAGAAGGGGGTTAGAAATGtagctgaaattcttgaagtactgagacaagttaaagtcaatatcccactattggatatgattaagcaagttccaacatatgcaaaattcctaaaggacttgtgtactatcaaaagaggattgactgtaaataagaaagccttcttgactgagcaagtaagtgcaatcttacagtgtaagtctcctttgaagtacaaagatccgggaagtcctaccatttcagtcatcattggaggaaaggtagtggagaaagctttattagacttgggagctagtgtgaatttgcttccatatgctgtctataagcaattgggacttggtgagttgaagccaacagcaattactctatctctagcagatagatcagtaaaaactcccagaggagtaattgaggatgtcttggttcaagttgataatttctactatccagtggattttattgttcttgataaggatcctactgtaaaggaagctaatttagttcctatcattttgggaaggccattccttgctacctcaaatgcaattattaactgtaggaatgggctcatgcaagtcacttttggcaatatgacacttgatctcaacattttttatatgtctaaaaagcaaatcactccggaagaagaagagggtccagaggaagtgtgtattattgacactctggtagaggagcactgcaatcagaatatgcaagataagctgaatgaaagttttgcggattgtgaggaaggtttttCTGAACCTCCCAATGAgcttgctactttacaaagttggaggaggatagaagagattctacctttgttcaatgaagaagagggagcagatgctgaaaaagaggtcccaaaactcaatttgaagcctctacctgcagagctgaaatacacataccttgAAGACAATAATAAATGTcctgttgtaatatcttcatctctgaccagtcatcaagagaagtgtttactggaagttctcaagaggtgtaagaaagctataggatggcaaatatctgatttgaaaggcattagtcctttagtctgcacgcatcatatatatatggaggaggaagctaagccaattcgtcaatttcaaagaagattgaatcctcatctacaagaggttgtgcgagctgaggtactgaagctacttcaagcaggtattatctaccctatatctgatagctcttgggtgagtcccACTCAAGTGGtcccaaagaagtcagggattactgtggttcaaaatgaagaaggagaagaaatcactacacgcctcactacagggtggagggtgtgtattgattataggaagttgaatgcagtaaccaggaaagatcattttccattgccatttatcgatcaagtgttagaaagagtctctggccatccgttctactgttttttggacgggtattcagggtattttcagattgagattgctgtggaagatcaggaaaagaccacttttacatgtccatttggaacatatgcttataaaagaatgccttttggtttatgcaatgcacctgcaacattccaaaggtgtatgttgagtatcttcagtgatatggtggagcgaattatggaggttttcatggatgacatcaccgtatatggaggtacatttgaggaatgcttagtcaatttggaagcagttcttcacagatgcattgaaaaagacttggtgctcaattgggagaaatgccattttatggtacgtcaaggaattgtccttggtcatatcatttcagaaaagggcattgaagttgataaagcaaaggtggagctcatttccaaattgccatccccaacaactgtaaaaggagtaaggcagttccttggccatgcaggtttctataggaggtttatcaaagatttttcaaagctttcaaaacctctttgtgagctgttagctaaggatgctaagtttatatgggatgaaagatgtcaagatagctttgatcaattgaagaaatttttgacaacaactccaatagtgagggcccctaactggcaattaccttttaaactaatgtgtgatgccagtgactttgctataggagctgtgcttggtcaaagagaagatgggaagccctatgtgatatactatgcaagcaaaacattgaacgaagcccaaaggaattacacaactacagagaaagaattgttagctgtggtatttgccttggacaaatttcgtgcttatctggtagggtctttcatcattgtttttactgaccattcagccttgaagtatttattgacaaagcaagatgcaaaagcaaggttgataagatggattcttttgttacaagaattcgatcttcaaatcagagataagaaaggagtggagaatgtggtagctgaccacctctcaaggttagctatagcacataattctcatgctttgcctattaatgatgattttcctgaggaatcacttatgtttctagtcaaaactccttggtatgctcatattgctaattatttagtaactggtgaaattccaagtgagtggaatgcacaggacaggaagcacttctttgcaaaaattcatgcttattattgggaagagcctttcctttttaaatattgtgcagatcagatcataaggaaatgtgtgcctgaggaagagcaacagggaattctaaaccattgtcatgagaatgcatgtggaggccactttgcctctcagaaaacagctatgaaggtgttgcaatcagggtttacttggccatctctgttcaaagatgcccacatcatgtgtagaagttgtgatagattccaaaggcttggcaagctgacaaaaaggaatcaaatgccaatgaaccccatactaatagttgagctatttgatgtatggggcattgacttcatgggaccttttccaatgtcttttggtaattcttacattttggtgggggtggattatgtttctaaatggattgaggcagtcccctgtaaacaaaatgatcatagagtggttctcaagtttctgaaagagaacatttttgcaagatttggagtgcctaaagctataatcagtgatggaggttctcatttttgcaacaagccttttgaaagtttgttagccaagtatggagtgaagcataaggtagctacaccttatcatccacagactttcgggcaagttgagctagcaaacagggagataaagaacatactgatgaaagtggtgagtacaaACAGGAAAGATTGGTCTCTTAAGCTTCATGactcattatgggcatatagaacagcttataagactattcttggtatgtccccctatcgtcttgtttatggaaaaacatgtcatctccctgtggaagttgaatacaaagcttggtgggcaattaaaaagttgaatatggacttgatcagagcaggagcaaagaggagcttagaccttaatgagatggaggaattaagaaatgatgcttacatcaattccaaagttgcaaaacagaggatgaagaggtggcatgatcaactaatttccaacaaggaatttcagaaaggccaaagagttttactctatgacacaagactccatatctttcctggaaagctcaagtctaGGTGGATTggtccattcattatccatcaagtacttaaccatggggtagtggaattattgaattccaattgcaaggacacttttaaagtcaatggatattgtctcaagccattcatggagtcgttcaaaccagaaaaggaggaaatcaacctccttgagcctcaaaaagcctgagcaaagaagggtttgatggacttggtttaccaaagtctaaaatttttgtaaattttgtaaattttaaagttttatttctacttttgatcttattttttgatattaaattgtgtgtttttatgtaatttcatctGTTTGAATGATCCCAGGTGGGAGaaattgcaaaggaagaaatcgggaagaaatcggagcgaaaacaaagcaaaaacagagcacaaacAGGGGAGAAAcagagctctgcgagattttgcagccaaagaggatttctctgcgaaaacggatttttgttgcgaaatcagttcgcaacacttttaagtcctctgcgaaagttttcgcagttgcgaagtggtctgcgaaccactaaggcgtaaaaagccccaattccgcaACGATATCTccatttcgaagggtgtttcgcaactgcgaaaccgatttttggcacacgagcgccattccgcagcatagtgactccaatttcgcagctgcgaagtgagctgcgaaagcgTTTTTCTCCTATGAAACGCCCAATTTTGCTGTGAAAGTGATTTTCTTATGCGAAACCTAAaaatgacctttaatattccTCTAGTCTTTATAAATACCAGTCATTtgggctgcgaaaccatttcagAAAGAGGAAAAGTCGCAGCAACCGCCTCTTCACCTCCTCTCCATTGCCCGACTCCGCTAGCACCTCCGTTCGTCTCCTCCGTGCATCACCGCCGTCCAAACCTCATCACTTCGCaatggcacgaaccagaggCACTAAGTCTTCCTCTCCCTCCGCCCGAAAGCCAACGCCGCGCGAGGCGCCTGTGCAAGCTTCAGCCTCTGAGCCTCCATGGCCGGAAGTCATTCCGCCTCCTGTAAAGCCCACGCCAAAGAAGCGCCAGGCCAAGCCGACACTACAAACGCCTCCGGCGAGGCGCtaccttaccaggtcagggggctGTCCTCTACAAAAGCGAGCTAGAGTGGAAAGCTCGGAACCCATCGACTTGACAGGGCAATCCCCTGTTCAATCCCCTGTTCCATCTCCTGTTCCAtctccggtgccatctccggcaccgccGGCGAAGCCTCAAGCAAGCCAGCCGCCGCCTTCTGAGCCCCAAATTCCGGCTGAACCAACTCCTGAAGTGATTCTCACTcaaccaccaattgaaggcaatttggactgcCGAGCTAGGCCATTCCATTCTGAGCTGTGTTTTGACACAGCTGCCTTCTAGTTGCGGCCAGAACTTGAAGGatcattccaattgctgcgcAGATATCGAATGGAGCAGCTTCTGACCCCGCGAGACTTCTTTTATCCAAGAGtggccatggatttttatcaatccatgactactcagcagGTCAGAGATCCTACTTTAATTCATTTCACTATTGATGGTAGACATGGCATCCTGGGAGCTCGTCACATAGCTGAGGCCCTgcatattccatatgagcccaaccattttgatgatttccgaACTTGGGCTAGTCCATCTTAGCTAgagatggtgcatatcctgTCTGGAGGAGCTTCCAGAAATCCATATCTgttgaggggggaacttcctccaaggatgttcctcATTGATGCACTTTTGCGCCATAATATTTATCCCCTCCAGCATTGGACCCAGAGAAGAGGAATTCTGTTGGAGGCTTTGTTCAGAATGTGTGAGGGATACTTTTTTGGTCCTCACCACTTGATCATGGCTgcccttctctattttgaagagaaggtgcataagaagaagttgCCAAGAGCTGATGTCATCCCACTTCTCTTCCCGAGGCTGCTATGCCAAATTCTTGAGCATCTGGGGtacccagcagagcctcagTTGGAGCGAAAGAGGATTTGTAGAGATGTGTTTACTTTcgaaaaatggagcaacatgacaacttataggatggagcagccagagcttccacagccagctTAGGCTCCAGCTGCTAGGAGAGCATCCCCACgtcttatacctgagggtatacctgtTGCCTCTCCTTCCACAGCCAGAGCCTCTCCAATCCCTCCAGTTGCTCCAGCTTCAGCACAGCCTTCCACATCAGCCGAGCCaaggatggccatccctatttctgagtatagggatttatgccAGGCATTGGAGACCTTAACAgcctctcagagcagccttactcaggagatggcagccttgagagctcgccaggagcaAATGATGACCACTCAGGCTCACCACACTACCATTTTGAGCCAGCTCCAGCAGCATATTGGTCTCCCATCAGCAGCAGAGCCACACTCTCAGGCACCTCCTGAGCCAGctgaagaggcagagccatctgcctAAGGCCATCAGCATCAGCACCACCCTCCTatctgaacatatatatatctattatatatttcctttatgtattttgttttacttagtCATATATGAAATCCCCCACATTTTGATATCTTATATGGGATTGcttggattacttgtattacttcttttccagctgtactcaaatgattaaagtaatacaaagtctagttttttgttaactcttagcattaatttattcttatttcatttgctcacaccttttattctttttgaaacatgtggtttctctaatcagtattcgaaattgatatcactcaggaggtaccacttcctccctttaatttcaatcacccatatcacattgaggacaatgctcagctcggttgggggggagatatgaggaaggaagtttgctaagttgaaggaagtatgctaagttattttgatattttagccttgtctagtaaagtagttgtagttttttgcttgttactttaatctccatggtttatgaagaaaaattttcaaattaaaacagGAGAAGCTGAACtgttgcttttcatctaacttagagtttggattatgcttgctaaagtggttcaattgttgaaacttctattgaattcaagtttaatccttccactttaagctatccacacactgtgcacaatagattccgattataagatgaaaaactattcccccattgacttagaaaattttgggacttagtacctttgacctcattttaatgatattgagacaccctatgaaaggccaatgagcctttgaaaaagaaaaagagataaaataaaatgtttgcttgccttgaaacccgagcaaggtctgaggggtatatggtgaaaacctttaaaacctggtgccctaagccttaattggttgggagtcaccgacctcaatgctcattacaagggtggacaggtggagttagcatatggtaggcaaaaagggtatatgaaaaagtccggggtaaaatccgaggagtt
Proteins encoded in this window:
- the LOC117924728 gene encoding anther-specific proline-rich protein APG-like — translated: MARTRGTKSSSPSARKPTPREAPVQASASEPPWPEVIPPPVKPTPKKRQAKPTLQTPPARRYLTRSGGCPLQKRARVESSEPIDLTGQSPVQSPVPSPVPSPVPSPAPPAKPQASQPPPSEPQIPAEPTPEVILTQPPIEGNLDCRARPFHSELCFDTAAF